A section of the Oryza sativa Japonica Group chromosome 1, ASM3414082v1 genome encodes:
- the LOC107278458 gene encoding uncharacterized protein, giving the protein MGSSHAGGEMCMEGGGGGRARRAGGKKAAAAAAAEQQHKVAKQPQRGLGVAQLEKIRLHNQMVAALRSAAGGDAPYSPPPPQPQPFASPPFHLPPLQQDCYEAADHRRIAAGGGVQPYYEGMLPYGSGRLAAASPAFVAYEVKGDHHHGQYGSSEQQRQPQYYSWMSSSYDGYSGGRSSAGSSSEELDLELRL; this is encoded by the coding sequence ATGGGCAGCagccacgccggcggcgagatgtgcatggaaggcggcggcggcggcagggcgagGCGCGCGGgggggaagaaggcggcggcggcggcggcggcggagcagcagcACAAGGTCGCCAAGCAGCCGCAGCGCGGGCTCGGCGTCGCGCAGCTGGAGAAGATCCGCCTCCACAACCAGATGGTGGccgccctccgctccgccgccggcggcgacgcgccgtactctccgccgccgccgcagccacagCCGTTCGCCTCGCCGCCCTTCCACTTGCCGCCGTTGCAGCAGGATTGCTACGAGGCGGCGGATCACCGGAggatcgccgccggcggcggcgtgcagccgTACTACGAGGGCATGCTGCCGTACGGCTCCggccggctggcggcggcgtcgccggcgttcGTGGCGTATGAAGTGAAGGGTGATCATCACCACGGCCAGTATGGCTCGTCGGAGCAGCAGAGGCAGCCGCAGTACTACTCCTGGATGAGCTCCAGCTACGACGGCTACTCCGGCGGCCGGAGCAGCGCCGGGAGCTCGTCGGAGGAGCTGGATTTGGAGCTGAGATTGTAG
- the LOC4325890 gene encoding auxin-responsive protein IAA3: protein MSPPLELDYIGLSPPPPPPSSSSAAAARADDVDLKGTELRLGLPGSESPDRRPAAIAAAAATATTLELLPAKGAKRVFPDEAALTPPTAAAGKGKAAREGEEVGAEEEDKKVAAPPQPAAKAQVVGWPPIRSYRKNTMATNQIKSNKEDVDAKQGQGFLYVKVSMDGAPYLRKVDLKTYKNYKDMSLGLEKMFIGFSTGKEGAENQKDGEYVLTYEDKDGDWMLVGDVPWEMFTDSCRRLRIMKGSDAIGLAPRAGEKSKNRN from the exons ATGTCGCCGCCCCTCGAGCTCGACTACATAGgcctctcgcctccgccgccgccgccctcctcctcctccgccgccgccgcccgcgcggacGACGTCGACCTGAAGGGCACCGAGCTCCGCCTCGGCCTCCCTGGCTCCGAGTCGCCGGACCGCCGCCCTGCGGCtattgccgctgccgctgccactgCCACCACCCTTGAGCTGCTGCCCGCCAAGGGTGCCAAGCGCGTGTTCCCCGACGAGGCCGCGCTGACGCcgcccactgccgccgccgggaagggcaaggcggcgagggagggggaggaggtgggggctgaggaggaggacaagaaggtcgccgcgccgccgcagccggctgCGAA GGCTCAGGTGGTGGGATGGCCACCAATCCGCAGCTACCGCAAGAACACGATGGCAACCAACCAGATAAAGAGCAACAAGGAGGATGTTGATGCTAAGCAGGGTCAGGGTTTCCTGTACGTCAAGGTTAGCATGGATGGTGCACCATATCTGAGGAAGGTGGACCTCAAAACTTACAAGAACTACAAGGACATGTCTTTGGGTCTCGAGAAAATGTTCATTGGCTTCAGCACCG GTAAGGAAGGTGCTGAGAACCAGAAAGATGGTGAATATGTGTTAACCTACGAAGACAAGGATGGTGACTGGATGCTGGTTGGTGATGTTCCATGGGA GATGTTCACCGACTCTTGCCGGAGGCTCAGAATCATGAAAGGCTCAGATGCAATTGGACTTG CCCCAAGAGCAGGGGAAAAGTCCAAGAACAGGAACTAG
- the LOC9269785 gene encoding uncharacterized protein — protein sequence MSSSTSRHFGPLHRHDRCACRPAAAPHAVLAASRRRSTTPRRCTAVPSAIRRHHHRQAGGGKEQEPEKEYEIKRGKAGRQSVPVAVRPRLAPQEPSRLPRRPTQGRPSPATAPSAVHRHRRLHRRPAAPRDARLPPLHGRATPFRTRTAPAPSSRVPSRPPAAA from the coding sequence ATGAGCAGCAGCACAAGCCGTCATTTTGGTCCGCTACATCGACATGACCGCTGTGCATGCCGTCCGGCTGCCGCACCGCATGCCGTCCTGGCTGCGTCTCGCCGTCGCTCAACCACGCCTCGCCGATGCACGGCCGTGCCAAGCGCCATCCGGCGGCACCACCACCGTCAAGCCGGGGGAGGAAAGGAACAAGAACCAGAAAAAGAATATGAAATAAAAAGGGGAAAAGCGGGGAGGCAGTCAGTGCCCGTCGCCGTGCGTCCGCGCCTAGCGCCACAGGAGCCCAGCCGTCTGCCGCGTCGACCGACACAAGGTCGTCCGTCGCCAGCCACCGCACCATCCGCCGTgcatcgccaccgccgactgCACCGACGCCCGGCCGCGCCACGCGACGCTCGCCTTCCACCGCTGCACGGCCGAGCGACGCCCTTCCGCACTAggaccgcgcccgcgccgtctTCCCGCGTCCCCTCACGACCACCCGCTGCCGCTTGA
- the LOC4325891 gene encoding casein kinase 1-like protein 3, giving the protein MDRIVGGKFKLGRKIGCGSFGEIYLATHVDTYEIAAVKIESSKTKHPQLFYEAKLYNALQGGSGIANVKWCGVDGEENVLVIDLLGPSLEDLFVYCGRKFTLKTVLMLADQMITRIEFMHSKGYLHRDIKPDNFLMGLGRKANQVYIIDFGLAKRYRDSTTNRHIPYRENKNLTGTARYASCNTHLGVEQSRRDDLESLGYVLLYFLRGSLPWQGLKAATKKQKYDKICEKKISTPIEVLCKSCPVEFASYFHYCHSLTFDQRPDYAFVKRLLRDLFTRQVYEFDYVFDWTVLRYKQGQKVQHGSGATITRATPGDLDKTAGVNGAFPHNEAREQTGPSHLAGSAAQLQVKRSTERGPHPNIQHTENITQDMTARKHLAASVLPGAEWRKDGNSRQLGQLDALHQKQSFVSNTGSSSGRFPTFLHDSPAN; this is encoded by the exons ATGGACCGCATCGTCGGCGGCAAGTTCAAGCTCGGCCGGAAGATCGGGTGCGGCTCCTTCGGGGAGATCTACCTCG CCACGCACGTGGACACCTACGAGATCGCGGCGGTGAAGATT GAGAGTAGCAAGACGAAGCATCCCCAGCTGTTTTATGAGGCGAAGCTCTACAACGCTCTCCAAGGAGGAA GTGGCATTGCGAATGTTAAGTGGTGTGGTGTAGATGGAGAGGAAAATGTCCTCGTCATCGATTTGCTTGGGCCGAGCTTAGAGGATCTGTTTGTCTATTGCGGCAGGAAATTCACTCTGAAGACAGTTCTAATGTTAGCAGACCAGATG ATTACTAGAATTGAGTTTATGCATTCCAAAGGATACTTGCACAGAGATATAAAGCCTGACAACTTTCTGATGGGCCTCGGTCGGAAAGCAAATCAG GTATACATAATTGATTTTGGACTTGCAAAAAGATACCGGGATTCCACTACAAATCGTCATATCCCTTATAG AGAAAATAAGAACCTGACTGGCACTGCACGCTATGCAAGTTGCAACACTCATCTTGGGGTTG AACAAAGTCGGCGGGATGATTTAGAATCTCTTGGTTATGTTCTTCTATATTTTCTCCGAGGAAG CCTCCCGTGGCAGGGACTTAAAGCTGCAACAAAGAAGCAGAAGTATGACAAGATATGTGAGAAGAAGATTTCAACACCTATCGAG GTGTTATGCAAATCCTGTCCAGTGGAATTTGCTTCTTACTTCCACTACTGTCATTCCTTGACATTTGATCAACGACCTGATTATGCCTTTGTGAAGCGCCTTCTCCGTGACTTGTTTACGCGGCAAG TCTATGAGTTTGATTATGTCTTCGACTGGACTGTGTTGAGATATAAACAAGGCCAAAAGGTTCAG CATGGTTCCGGAGCGACTATTACAAGAGCAACCCCTGGGGACCTTGACAAAACAGCAG GTGTAAATGGTGCTTTCCCTCATAATGAAGCCCGGGAGCAAACAGGGCCAAGCCATCTGGCAGGGTCAGCTGCACAATTGCAGGTGAAACGGTCAACTGAGAGAGGTCCCCACCCTAACATTCAGCATACTGAGAATATT ACACAAGACATGACTGCCAGAAAGCATCTCGCCGCATCTGTTTTACCTGGTGCCGAATGGAGAAAAGATGGTAACTCAAGGCAACTAGGGCAGCTTGATGCTTTACATCAGAAGCAGAGTTTTGTCAGCAATACTGGCTCATCTAGCGGCCGGTTTCCAACATTCTTGCATGATTCGCCTGCAAATTGA